The window ACCCAAGCGCCCGCGGGCTCCGCCTCGCGCCTGCGCCGCCTGCTCGACGATCCGAACCCGATCTGGATCCGCGAGCTGCGCCAGTCCGCGCGCCTCGTCCGCACGCCGATCATCCTCTGCGTGCTCTCGATCCTGGCCACGCTGGCGATCGCCGCGATCGGCGGCCTGGTCTCGATCAACGAGAGCCCCGCGACCACGGGTTACGTCCTCTTCCAGGTCTTCTTCTCGCTCGCGTACTTCGTGGTCACGTTCGTCGGGCCCGCGGTCGCGGCGAACGCGATCGCCTCGGAGCGCGAGGGCCGCACGTGGGAGGCCGTGATCCTCACGGGCCTGCGGCCTGCCGTCATCGCGCGTGGAAAGTTCCTCGCTGCGTACACGGCGATCAGCATGTACGTCGTGATGCTGGCGCCCGTCGGCGCGCTGCCGTTCCTCTTCGGCGGCGTCACGGCGACGGAGACGATCGTCGCGTTCCTCTTCCTGTTCCTCATCGCCGGCCTCGCGGTCGCCTTCGGGCTCGCGGTCAGCTCGAAGATGAACAGCCTGCGCGCCGCGCTCGTGGTCACCTTGATCTGCGCGGTGATCGCCTCGCTCAACGTCTACGGCTGGTTCGGCGCGGGGCTCTCGGTCGCCGCGCATCACGCCTGGCCCGGCGTGCCGGAGGGTCCTCCCGTCTGGTTGCCCACGGCGTACGCGCGCGCGCCCTTCGATCTCACGTACGTCCTCTGCCTGATCGTCCTGCCGATCGTGGCGACGGCGATCCCTGCGTGGTTCCTCTACGAGGTCACGATCGCCAACCTCACGAGCGTCACCGACGATCGCTCGACGGGCCTGAAGCGCTGGTTCCTCGTGGCCGCGCCGGTCTCCGCGATCTGCGCCGGCGCGCCCATGGCGGCGGTGGATCCGCGCGACGTCGACGAGATCGCGGTCGCCGGCATCTGCGCGTTGCTCGTGTTCTTGATGTTCTCGGTCTACCTCTTCCTCGGCGACTCGCTCGGGCCCTCGCGGCGCGTGCGCTTGCACTGGGACAGGCAGGGCGTGCGCCGCTTCAAGCGCTTGCTCGGGCCGGGCATCCTCGGCACGTCGATGATGCAGCTCGGCGTGGGCGGGGCGGCGCTCGGCCTGGTGATCGGGGCGGGGATCATCGTCCAGTCGGTGGTCCGGGCGAGTCACGGGGGCGACCTCGGGGACATCCTCCTCGTCGGGCTCTACGCGGCCGCGTTTTACCTGTTCTCCGTGGGGTTCGGCGCGTTCTTGCGGGCGCGGTCGAGCACGCCGCTGCTCTCGCGGGTGCTCTTGCTCGCGGTGCATTTCCTGGTCGCCGTGGGGCCGTGGGTCGTGGCGGCGATCGCGGGCATCTTCGCGTCGCCGTCCGGGCGCGGCGCGCTCATCGTGGCGGCGCCGTCGCCGCTTTACGTCTTCGTCGCGATCGACGCGATCGGCAAGACGGGCGAGGAGCTGCTCATCGTGGCCTCGGTGATCGCCTCGGCCGCGTGGGGCCTCTTCGGGATCCTGTTCCTCACCCTCGCGCGGAGCCGGGTGAACCGCGTCATCGCGGCGCACGAGGCCGCGCTCGGCGAGAGTGATCGGATCCTCGCCGAGGAGGACGCCGCGGCGGTGCGCGCGATGGAGGAAGCGGCGGCGCGAGCGGCCGCGCCTGCGCCTGCGCCCGCCCCGGAGCCCGAGCCCGAGCCCGAGCCCCAGGCGGGCTGATCCTCAGAGCTCACTGCAGAGCGGATCCCCCGGGGCGCACCCCCTTCGTGGCGCGGAGCTCGCCGGGCGGGGCGATGTCCCGGGGCTGAGCTCCAGGAGCTCGAGCAGGTCCACGAAGCGGGCCCGCTGCCCGCCGGGGTCCGCGCCGAGGTTTTTCCTGGCCATCGCCCTCACGTCCGCGAGCGTCACGTCCCCCTTGAACGGCGAATCTCGCAGGATCAACCCGAACGCCGCCACCGACGCCGCGAACCCGAAATCCGCGCTCGTCTCCCGATACCCCTCGTCGAGCAGCGGCACCTCGACCTCGCGGCTCGTTTGTCCCGACGCATCCTTGTACCGGACCCGCAGCGTCAACAGATACGGCGTGCGTGGCGCCTCCGAGCCGCCCGAGGTGTCGGGCCTGGGTTCGAGCTCGTAGAGCGCCGTCACCGCCTGCCCGGCGTAGAGGTCGACCGGGCCTTTCCACGCATCCAGAAACTCGCGCTCCGGGCCAGTCCGATCCTCGTTGCCGATCAGCCGGAACGATCGCACCCATACCGGATCGAAATCGACCTCGACCCGCACGTCCCTCGCGAGCGGCGCGCGTGTCCCCAGCGCCTCCTCGACCAGCTTGCGCGCGTCGTCCGGCCCCGTGATCGCTGCGAAGCCTCCCTTTCCCTCCTCGGCCAGGCGCTTCAGGGTTTGTCCGGCCGGTCCATCCATCGGGCCGAAGCCGAGCGTCGTCAGGGTGATGCCTGCCTTCGCCTTCTCCCGGACCGTGGCCGCGAGCCCGCTCTCCGCCGGATCGGCCGTGAAATGGTCGTCCGTCGCCAGGAAGACCCGGTTCACGCCGTCGACGAAATGCGCCTGTGCCTGCGCGAGGGCTCGCTGGATGAAATCGCCGGAGGGGGCGGCGTCGCTCGGCTTGAACTTGTCGATGGCGTCGAGGATCCGGCTTTTGTCGTCGCCCGGCGTCGGCGGCAGCCAAGGCTCCTGCGAGGCGCCTCTGTGCGCGAGGATCGTCAGCCGATCCTGCGCGTCGAGCCGCGAGGCCAGCCTGCGCAGGGCGGCCTGGAGCAATGAAAGTTTGTCCGGGTGATTCACGAAGGCCGGCGAATCGTCGATCACGAAGACCAGGTTCGCCCGGGGGCGGCTCGCCGGATCGATCGGCGCTGTCTTCAACGCGAGGCGCACGAGCCTGTGCGAAGGCGCCCACGGCGCCCGGTCGACCTCGGCGCGCGCGGCGAGCGGCTCGTCTCCGCTCGGGAGCGGGTCGTCGTAGGCGAATGCATTGACGAGCTCGTCGACACGCACGAGGTCCTTCGGCGGGCGGCGCGCGGCCTCCTCGATGAACCGCTCGACGAGCGAATACGAGACCGTGTCCACGTCGAGCGGGAACGTCGTGCGAGCGATGCTCGTCGTGTAGACGAACGGGTTCTCGTCGGCCCTCGGCCTCGATCGCGCGGTCAACCTGCGGAGCGCGGGGACCTTGAAGCCACCCGCGGCGGCCTTCCGCGCCCGCTCCTCCTGGAGATGCCGCAATCGCTCGCGACGCTCGACCGGGTCGACGTTCACGTTTTTCGCGTCCTTCGCGTCTTGCTTTCGGCGCTCCTTCTCCTTCGCGTGCTCCCGCGCCTCGAAGGCCGCCATGTCCTGCATGGCCTGGAGCCTCGCCTCCTCCCTTTCCCGATGAAAGTGCATGACCCCGAGCGGGATCGCCGCGGCCGCGACGGCCGCCGCCGCGAGCAGCGTCCATCGAAGGATACGTCTTTCCTTCCGGCGCGTGGCTCGCTCCACCACGCGCCGATGCCCGTCCGAGAGCTCCGCGGGCGCCCGCTCCGCGAGCCCGTCGCGGAGCAGATCGGTCGTCGCCTGCAAGGCCTCGACCTCCGCGCGGATCTCCGGATCGGCCCCGATCTCCGCCGAAAGCGCGCGTCTTTTGTCCTCGTCGAGCTCGCCGAGCACGTAGGAGGCGAGGCGCGGATCCTCTTTCGAGAGCGTCATCGACTCCTCCTCCCGGCCGCGTGGTCTTTCTTCTCCATTTGCTCGCGCAACGCGCGCAGGGCCGTATGCAACAGAAAACCCACGTTCGAGGCGCTCGTCCCGAGCACCTCCGCGATCTCCTGGTAGCTCAGGTCGCCGCTGAATTTGAGTAATACCGCCTCGCGTTGTCGCTCCGGCAGGGTATCGAGCGCGCCGAGGACACGGCGCATCGCGTCCCTGCGCTCGAGCGCCTCCGAGGGCCCGGGTTGATCGTCTCGCATGACCTCGTCCACCTCCGCCACGCTCTCGACGTGTCGTTTGTCGCGCCGCACGTCGAGGGCCCGGTTGCGGCAGACGGTGAAGAGCCAGGCCCGAAGGTGCGGCTCCACCGCCGCCCGGTCCTGGTCGCACAAGCGCAGGAACGTGTCCTGCACCACGTCGGCCGCCTGTGCGGATCCCACGATCGCCGCCGCGTAACGGAGCAAAGGCGCTTCGTAACGCGAGAGCGCGAGGAGGACCCAGTGGCTCGTTGGTTCGCTCGGCATGGGCGCGAAGAGCGTGTCGTTCGCTCGAAGAACGGCGGGGCGGGTGGTTTCTTAGAAAAAAAGTGCGCGGGGCGTGTCGGGGCGCTCCGGGTGGCTCTTTTCAAGCCCTAGCCCAGACGTTGCCTCCGCGCACCGGCGATCCCCGCGCCGACCCACCGGAGGGGCGAGGACACTTCCTCCCCGGCGTTGCGATGGGTTAGGATCCCGTCATGGACGTCGCCACCCTGATCGCCCGGCGAGACCGCGGCGAGCCGCTCGATTTCTTGTTCTTCTGGGGCCATACGCCGGGCAAGGACGGCGAGCTCGGCGCGTTTTGTTTGAGCCAATGGTATCCCGCGCCGTTCGTCGTCCGCGGCGATCGATATGCCGCCGCCGAACATTTCATGATGGCCGAGAAGGCGCGGCTCTTCGGGGACGAGGAGACACGCGCGAAGATCCTCGCGACGGACGATCCGGGCAAGGCGAAGGCGCTCGGGCGCAAGGTGCGCAATTTCGACGAGGCGCGGTGGCGCGAGTTTCGGTACACGATCGTGGTGGAGGCGAGCCTCGCCAAGTTCGGGCAGAACGCGGCGCTCGGGGATTGGCTCCGGAAGACCGGGACGAAGATCCTCGTGGAGGCGAGCCCCAGGGACGCGATCTGGGGGATCGGGCTCGGGGCGTCGGATCCACGCGCGACGGACCCGCGGGCCTGGCCGGGGCTGAATTTGCTGGGGTTTGCGCTCATGGAGGCGCGACAAGGGCTTGCCGACGCGGCGCGTCCTCGATAGGCTCTCCCGTCCCGAATCCCGAGGGCGATAGGCGACGCGCGCAGCCGATGAGTCGTGAGAGCGAAATCGATGTTCCGGTGAAGGCGGGCGACGTGATCGCCGGGAAATACCGCGTCGACCGGGTGCTCGGCGTGGGCGGCATGGGGGCCGTCGTCGCCGCCGAGCACACCGACCTCGAGCAGCGGGTCGCGATCAAGTTCATGCTGGAGGCCGCCGCCAAGAACGAGGTGGGCAAGAAGCGCTTTTTGCGCGAGGCCCAGGCGGCGACGAAGCTCAAGAGCGAGCACGTCACGCGGATGCTCGACTTCGGCACGCTCGAGGACGGGGTGCCGTACCTCGTGATGGAGCTGCTCGAGGGCGAGGACCTCGACGCGATGATTCGCGCCGCCGGGAAGCTGCCGATCGAGGAGGCGTGCGAGATCGTCCTGCAGACCTGCGAGGCGCTCGCCGAGGCGCACGGGCGCGGCATCGTGCACCGGGACATCAAGCCGGCGAACCTCTTCGTGACCCGCCGCGCGGACGGGAGCCCCGCGGTGAAGGTGCTCGATTTCGGAATCGCCAAGCACCAGGATCCAGGGGCGATCGACGGCACCGCGCTCACGCGCAGCAACGCGCTGCTCGGCTCGCCGATGTACATGTCGCTCGAGCAGTTCCGCGCGGCGCGTGAGGTCGACGCGCGCAGCGACGTCTGGTCGCTCGGCGTGGTCTTGTACAAGGCGCTCACCGGGGCGATGCCCTTCGTCGCCGATTCGCTCGGATCGCTCATCATGGTGCTGATGACCGAGGATCCGGAGCCGCCCGCGCGCCTCCGCGAGGACCTGCCCGGAGCGCTCGGCGATGTGGTGCTGCGTTGCCTGCAGAAGGCCCCGGCGGATCGATTCCAGAGCGTCGCCGAGCTCGCGGACGCCCTCGCCCCGTTCGCGCCCGAGCGGTCGAGGCCGCTGCTCGATCGAATCCACGCGCACCTCGCCGCCCCGCAGGGCGCGGGCCACGCGCCGTCCGAGAAGACCGGAGATACGTCGCCCGGACAAACCACGGGTTCGACGCGCCTCGGGAAGAGCTCGTCCTCGGGCGAGCGCGCCTCGGCGCCCCCGATGGGGAAGACGGCCGCGACGTGGACGCAGACCGAGCCGGGGGCGCGGCCCTCGCGATCGGGGAAATGGTTCGTCCTGACAGGCGTGGCCGCGCTTCTGCTGGGCATTGCGGGGGCGCGCCTGCTCGGCGGGCGCGGCGAGGGGAAGGGCGTGACGGCGGAGCCGCCGCCGCCGCCGGCGGTCGAGGCGCCTCCGCCCGCCGTGACCGTCGCGCCTTCGCCGAGCGTGACCGTCGCGCCGGCCCCGAGCCCCGAGCCCAGCGACGCCGCGCCGCCCGCGTCGGCGACGGCGTCCGCGCATGCGGCGACGCCCAGGGTCGCGGCGCCATTGAAGACCGGCGCCGCCGGGGCGAAGCCTGCTACGACCGAGGCGCCGAGCGCGGCGCCCGCGCCGAGCCTCGTCCCCGATTTCGGAGGTCGAAAGTGAGGAGGCGCGCGGCCGGCTTGCTCCTCGTTTCGGCGCTCCTCGGCGGCGCGCGGCCCGGCTTCGCGCAGCAGGGCGACGCCGCCGCGGCCGAGCACCTCTTCCAGGAGGCGCTCGCCCTCATGGCCAAGGGTGATTACGAGCAGGCTTGCCCGCGGCTCGCCGAGAGCCACAAGCTCGATTCGGGCATCGGCACGTTGCTTTACCTCGGCGACTGTCAGGAAAAACTCGGCAAGACGGCGAGCGCCTGGGCGACCTTCCGCGAGGCGGCCTCGGCCGCGCGCCGAGCGGGCCAACCGGAGCGCGAGAAGGTGGGCCGCGAGCGGGCGGACGCCCTCGAATCCGTGGTCTCGCGCCTCGTCATCGAGGTGCCCGCGGAGCTGCCGCGTGAGGGCCTCGTCCTGCGCCGGGACAAACAGGAGGTGTCGGCCGTCCTCTGGAATACCGCGGTGCCGATCGATCCGGGGACGTACACGATCGAGGCGACCGCGCCGGGGAAGGTGCCTTTTTCGGCGACCGTGGTGATCGAGCGTGGGGGCGGGACGAAGACCGTGGCCGTGCCGCCGCTCGAGGACGTGAAGATCGTGGCGGCGCCGGCTCCCCTCGAGGTCGCGAAGGCGCCGCCGCCGCCGCCGCCGCCGCCGCCCTCGCCGCCCAGGCGCAAATGGCCCGATCCGCTCGGGATCGCCGGTATCGCCGCCGCGGGCGCGGGCTTCGTCACGATGGGCGTCTCGCTGGGCGTGGGGCTCGCGGCGCGCGCGCGGTTCGACGAATCCGCGCCGTATTGCGACGCGACGTATTGTGATCGGGAGGGCGTCGCGATTCGCAAGGACGCGCTCGACATGGCGCGCGTCGGGACGGGGGTCTTCGTCCCCGGGGCGATCTTCGCCTCGGTGGGCACCATGCTCTTCGTCATCTCCCTCGCGACGCGGCAGCCCTCGGATGCCTCGGGCAAAACGAGCGCCGCGCTCACGCTCGGGCCCGGGGGGCTCTCCGTGCGAGGGAGCTTCTGATGCGCATTCGTCCTGCCAATCTCGTTGTCGTCCTCGGGGCGCTCGGAGGGCTGGGCCAGGCGGGGTGCCACTCGGTCTTCGGCATCGAGGAGGGCGTGCTCCGCCCGAGCTTCGAGGTCTCCGGCGCGATCGAGCGCGACACCACGTGGTATGCGGATCAGACGCCGATCCTCGCGGGATATGTGACGGTCGAGCCGGGCGTGACGCTCACGATCGAGCCGGGCACGCAGATCCTCGCCCACGCGGAGGGCGGGATCCTGGTGAAGCCGGGGGCCCGTATCCTCGCGCGGGGCACGAAGGAAGCGCCGATCGTGTTCACGAGCGCCGAGGCCACTCGCGCCGAGGGCGATTGGCGTGGGCTCATCGTTTGTGGTCGCGCTCCGCTCAATGGATCACCCGGCGGCGTACGCCAGCTCGACGTCCTTCCCCCCGGCGTCAGCGCCGCCTGCGGCGGGACCGACGACGACGACGATAGCGGCGAGATTCGTTACGTGCGAATCGAGTTCGCGGGTCGGAACGATGGGCTCGAAGGCTCGCCGGGCGGGTTCCGGCTCGAGGGCGTCGGCAATCGCACGGTCGTCGATCACGTGCAGCTCCACCGCACCGAGGGCGACGGCATGGATCTGCGGGGCGGGACGGTCTCGGTGAAGTACATCCTCGTCACGTTGTACGAGGACGACGGCTTCGACTGGGCGCTCGGCTGGCGCGGCAAGGGGCAATTCATCGGCGTCGTCATGGGCGACATGCGGGGCGACACGGGCATCCAGGCTGGACAGGGCACGAGTGACTCCGTTATCGACGGCGCGGGCACGGCGCCCTCGGATCCCTTGCTCTACAACGTGACGCTCGTGGGGATGGAGGACCAGTACGGGCCGAACGTGAAGCTGCGGGGCGCGACGCGGGGGCGGATGTTCGACATGCTGGTGGCGAGCGCGGGCGTGTCGAGCCTGGGCATCGACGAGGAGCCGACGCACCAGAATGCGAACCAGGGGCTGCTCGACATCCGCCATTCGATCTTCGCGAGCGACGACAATTTCGAGGACGACGAGCCGGGCTTCGCGGAGTCGATCTGGGCGATGGCTCCCGGGCGGAAGAATCGGGCTCTCTCGGCGGAGGAGAGCGGGTTGCCGCTCTTCACCGGGGAGACGGTCCACCTGTCGCTCGTGAGCGGCGCGGCGGGGCTCTCGGGGGCGATCGCGCCGCCGGACGACGGGTTCTTCGATCCGACGGCGCTCTTCGTGGGCGCTTGTGGCGAGCTCTGCCCGGAGTTCGAGGGGTGGACGGCGTTTCCCGCGCGCTGAAATGTGGTAAGGTAGGCGCATGTCGGATCCGGCTCGTACGTTGAAGCGTCCGAAGACCTGGGAAGACCTGGAAGATTTGCCCGAGGGGGTCGTCGGGGAGATCGTGGGCGGGGAGGTCGTCCTTCTGCCTCGGCCAAACCCGCCGCACGGGCGAGCGCAGGCGAGGTTGACGATGAAGATTGGCGCCCCCTTCGATCTGGGCGACGGGGGGCCGGGGGGCTGGGCGATCCGCGTCGAGCCCCGCGTCCAGTTCGGCGAGGACATCCGCGTGCCCGATCTGGCCGGCTGGCGAATCGAGCGCTTCGAGGAGCCGAAGGAAGGCCCGTTCGTCGTCGTCCCGGACTGGGTTTGTGAGGTCCTCTCGCCGGGCACGGCTCGCTCGGACAAACGGGAGAAGCTCTGGCTCTACGGTCATCACGGCGTCCGCCATTACTGGATCATCGATACGGAGCTCCAGCTCCTCGAGGTCTACCGGCTCGAGGGCAAGGTCTGGGTCGTCGCCGCGAGGTTTGGCGGGGATGAACGCGTCCGCGCCGAACCGTTCGACGCGATCGAGCTCGATCTCTCCCTGCTCTGGATGCCCCCTCCCGCCGCGCCTCCCGCCCCCTGACCTTCACCCCCGCCGATACATCACGTCCGTTCGGAGCACGTATTTCGTCCCCTCGATCACCGGCGCTCCCCGGTGGTACAGCGGGTGCGAAAACACGAGCGCCATTCCTCGCTGCGGCGTCACGCGGAGCTCGTCGTCCGTCACGAACATGAAATCCGTCGTCCCGCCGACGCAGTCGTCGTTCAGGTAAAAGATCAACGTCAAGAGGCTCTGCTCCTCCTGCGAGCGGAGGAACGCGCCGTCCCTGTGCCAGTCGAACTGCTGCCCCGGCGTGTAGCGGTAATACCGGAATCGCTCGTTCAACCCCACGGGGCGATACACGCCGAGCTGCGAGGGCACGTAGGCCGATATTCGCGGCCAGAGCTTCGCCGCGAGCGCCGGGTCGTCCTGCATCACGCGCCGGTTGTTCCGGATGTCCGGCGCCATCATGAACTTGTTCGCGCCCACCGTGATCGGCGCGTCCGAGAAGCCGTGGGCCTCGGCGCGCTGGATGAGCTCCGCGCACTCGGCGGGGCGGAGGACGTTCGAGAGCGTGAAGAGCTCCCGATCGGAGGAGAGCAGGCGTTTCTCGATCGTGTTCATGCCCGTCAGCATGCGGCCGCGCCGGGCACGAGGACAGGGCAGAACCGGGCAGCCACCGGGCAGAGGTGGACAGGAGCGCCGCCCGGATGGATGATGCAACGGGCGAATGGCGCAGCGGTTCAACCACGAGGCCTTGCTGCGGGCGCGCCTCGAGCTCGACCTCACCCAGGAGGCGCTCGCGGCCTCGGTCGGCGTCGACGTGCGCACCTATCGAAGGTACGAGTCCGGCGAGGTCAACGAGGGCGGCTTCTCGGTCCGGCAGCCGGCGCGGCGAAAGCTGCTCGAACGGCTCGGCGCCGAGCTCGGGCTCGACCCGGCCGACCTCGTGATCGAAGCCGCCCCCGAGCCTCCCCCGCCGCTCGCCCCGCCCGAACCGAAGCTCTTTCGGCCCGAGTTCGTGCACACGCTGCAACACGCGCCGTTTTTCGTGGGGCGCGAGGACATCCTCGCCGAGCTCTGGGCCTGGGTCGAGGCGCCCGAAAAGCGGGAGGGGCCGGGCGTGGTCGCGCTCGTGGGCGTGGGCGGCGCGGGGAAGACGGCCATCGCCGAGCGATTGATCGCGCGCTTCGGGGACGGGCCGCGGCCGGGCGGCGTGTTCGTGTGGAGCTTTTACGACGACGAACGCACGGAGGTGTTCCTGGCCCACGCCGTGCGGTATTTCGCGGGCGCGGAGGCGCCGGCCGGCGAGCGGCTCGAGAGGCTCTGCGCGGCGCTCGGGAGCGGCCCGCCCCACCTCGTCGTGCTCGACGGGCTGGAGACCGTGCAGGCCGCGGGTGGCGCTTCACGCGCCCATGGCGAGCTGGAAGATCCGCTCCTCCGCCGCCTGCTCATCAGCCTCGCGCGGGGCCTCGGGGCGGCGCGCGCCCTCGTCACGTCGCGGTTCTTGCTCGGCGACCTCGCGCCCTGGGCCGACGGCGGCGCGCGCACCGTGAAGCTCGGGCCGCTCTCCGCGACGGACGCCGAGCGGTTGCTCCGGTCGTGGGGCGCGAACGCGGACGGCGACGCCCTCGCGCGGGTCGTCCGGGCCTCCGGCGGGCATGCGCTCTCGCTCGCCGTGGCCGGCTCGTACGCGGGCGCCTTCCTCGGCGGGGACCTCTGCCCGCTCGATCCGCTCGATCTCGCCGAGGCCGCGCGGGACGATCCGCTCGCGCGCCGCCTCGCTCGGGTCCTCTCGGCATACGCGGCCGCCTTGCCCGCCGCCGAGCGTGACCTGCTCGCGCGCCTCTCCGCGCTCTCGGCCGGCGCCGACGAGGACGCGCTCCTCGCGCTCGCCTCCGCCTCCCCGCGTGTCGCGGGCGCCCTCGCCGGGGCCTCGGCCGAGGTCCTGCGCCGCGCGCTCGCCCGCCTCGAGCGGCTCGGGCTCGTCTTTCGCGCGGGGGGCGATCCGCCGCGTTTTTCGTCGCACCCCTTCGTGCGGGACCATTTCCGCTCGTTGCTCACCGTCGCTCCTTCGGCCGTGCAGGCCGCCATGACGCCGCCGTCCGAGGGCACCCTGATCTTCGCGCCCCGGCAAAAACCCCGGGATGCGAGCCGCCTCGACGCGCTGGAGGAGGTCGTCCGCGCGCTCGTCGCCGCCGGCAAGGCGACGGAGGCGTATCGGGTGTATTCGCAGACGATGGGAGCGTTTTCGCACCTCGGGCTCGTTCTCGGCGAGATGAGCCGCGGCGCGCGGATCCTGCGGCTGTTTGGCGAGACAACCGACCCGGCCTCCCCCGCCACCTCGCTCCCGTTCGGGTGGCGCCTCTCGCTCCTCTACGAGCGCGGGCTTTATGCAGGGGCGCTCGGCGACCTCGTGTTCGCCCTTCGCTCCTACGCGGAGCACAACCGCCTCGTCGAAGGGACGTCCGAAACATCCCACTTCATCACGGGTTTGCGTACATTGGCATATACGGAGCGCCTCGCGGGGGCGCTCTCGGCGGCGCGGGCGCACGCGTCGCGGTCGCTCTTGCTGGCGGAGTCGGCCGGGCTCTCGACACACGTCACGCGGGCCCTCGCGCTTCACGCGGCCATCACCCACGACCTCGGGGACGTCTCCGCCGCGCAGGCGGGCTTCGCGCGGCTCGTGGCGATGGGGGACGCGCGGGTCGCGCGGCGGGGGCTCTGGGAGGCAGAACACCTCCTCGCGCTCGGAGAGCTCTCGGAGGTGGTCGAGATGACCGAGGCCAACGTGGCCGCCTGCGAGCGCCTCGGCTGGGCCGGGCACGCGGCGCAGGGGCACGTGCTGCTCGGGCTCGCCGTGGCCGACGTGGACCCGGCCGGGGCCGAGCGGAGGCTCTCCGCGGCGCGGACGTGGGTCGCGGTCTCGGGCGAGGTGGAGATGGCGGCGCGCGTACACGAGCTCGCGGCGCGGATCGCGCTCGCGCGGGGGGCTTTGTTCGAGGCGGCGCGGGAGGCGCTCACCGGCGAGCGGCTCGCGGAGGCATGTGGGCTGGCTCTCTTTCGGGCGCGGCTCTTCGCGCTTGGGCTCGAGGTCGCGCTCGCGCGGGGCGACGAGGAGGCGGCGGAGCGGGCCAAGGACGCGCCGCGCCGGGTCCTCGCCGAGGACGCCTGGGGCCGCGCGGACGTCCTGCACTGGGCCGGGCTCTGCCTCGCGAGCGCGGGGGACGCGGCGCTCGCCCAGCGGTACCTCGAAGAGGCGCTTGCCACGCGGGAGCGTCTCGGTCATCCGGGGCAGGACGCGACCCGACGCGCGCTTCGGACATGAAATGTCCTGGTCTCGCGATGTACCAGGGTTCACAGGCATCCAACCTGGCGGCTATGCTCGTAAGTTCCCGGATTGTCGACGAGTGCACGTAACGACCGACGTCCCCACGCCGGACGTCTCGGGGACATGGCGACGGAGCACGGACCCGGCGTCGTCCCTGCGCACGACACGTATCGAGCGCCGCCACGATCCGCATCACCCTGGGATCTTCACGGTCCTTTCTCCCTCGATGGAGGAATCATGAAACAACTCGCTTTCGCGGCGCTCTTCAGCTCGATCCTCGTGACGCCGGCTCTCTCCTTCGCCACGGCATCGAGCTCGACGCGCCCCTATGTCTTGCAGTACGGCTCGTCGCCCGGGCAGGTGAACATGGACGCCTGCACCCTCGACGCGGCCTCCGACCACGTACGCGACGTGGTGAACGCCGGCGTCATCGACGGGGCGGTGCTCCTCGTCGCGCGCCACGGCAAGGTCGTCCTTCACCGCGCCTATGGCCGCCGTGACGGCAACTTCGCGGGCCCCGCCGCCGAGAACCCGTCGATGTCGCGCGACGCCATCTTCGACCTGCAGTCGATCACCAAGACCTTCACCGCGTACATCGCGGTGGACCTCCACGACCAGGGGCTGCTCGACCTCTCGGCGCCGGTGGCGAACTACCTGCCGGAGTTCAACACGCCGGAAAAATCGGGCGTGCTCGTGCGTGACCTCGTCCGGTTCACCTCGGGCCACTCGATCGACGCCGCCGCCTCGCTCGTCGGCGACCCCGATCCCTGGGGCACGATGCTCGCCGAGGGCCTCGTCGCCACGCCGGGGACGATGGTCTTCTACAGCGACATCGGCTACCGCCTGCTCGGCCGCGTCCTCGAGGCCGCGGGCGGGCTGCCGCTCGACGAGCTCGTGCAGGAGCGGCTCACCGGGCCGCTCGGCATGAAGGACACGGCCTGGCAGCCGCTCGTCAACATGCCGAGCAAGGCGCTCCGGTTCGCCGGCACGGGATACTCGTCCGTGCGCGAGACGAACGGCGCGCCGAGGTACTTGCGGGGCGAGACGGCGGACGAGCAGGACGCCTGGATCGAGTCGCACACGCACGCGGCGACGGGCTGCGACGGGGCCTTCTCGACGGCCTGGGATCTGGCGCTCTTCGGGCAGATGTTCCTGAAC is drawn from Polyangium spumosum and contains these coding sequences:
- a CDS encoding tetratricopeptide repeat protein gives rise to the protein MLLVSALLGGARPGFAQQGDAAAAEHLFQEALALMAKGDYEQACPRLAESHKLDSGIGTLLYLGDCQEKLGKTASAWATFREAASAARRAGQPEREKVGRERADALESVVSRLVIEVPAELPREGLVLRRDKQEVSAVLWNTAVPIDPGTYTIEATAPGKVPFSATVVIERGGGTKTVAVPPLEDVKIVAAPAPLEVAKAPPPPPPPPPSPPRRKWPDPLGIAGIAAAGAGFVTMGVSLGVGLAARARFDESAPYCDATYCDREGVAIRKDALDMARVGTGVFVPGAIFASVGTMLFVISLATRQPSDASGKTSAALTLGPGGLSVRGSF
- a CDS encoding Uma2 family endonuclease encodes the protein MSDPARTLKRPKTWEDLEDLPEGVVGEIVGGEVVLLPRPNPPHGRAQARLTMKIGAPFDLGDGGPGGWAIRVEPRVQFGEDIRVPDLAGWRIERFEEPKEGPFVVVPDWVCEVLSPGTARSDKREKLWLYGHHGVRHYWIIDTELQLLEVYRLEGKVWVVAARFGGDERVRAEPFDAIELDLSLLWMPPPAAPPAP
- a CDS encoding prolyl hydroxylase family protein, which translates into the protein MNTIEKRLLSSDRELFTLSNVLRPAECAELIQRAEAHGFSDAPITVGANKFMMAPDIRNNRRVMQDDPALAAKLWPRISAYVPSQLGVYRPVGLNERFRYYRYTPGQQFDWHRDGAFLRSQEEQSLLTLIFYLNDDCVGGTTDFMFVTDDELRVTPQRGMALVFSHPLYHRGAPVIEGTKYVLRTDVMYRRG
- a CDS encoding serine/threonine-protein kinase, with product MSRESEIDVPVKAGDVIAGKYRVDRVLGVGGMGAVVAAEHTDLEQRVAIKFMLEAAAKNEVGKKRFLREAQAATKLKSEHVTRMLDFGTLEDGVPYLVMELLEGEDLDAMIRAAGKLPIEEACEIVLQTCEALAEAHGRGIVHRDIKPANLFVTRRADGSPAVKVLDFGIAKHQDPGAIDGTALTRSNALLGSPMYMSLEQFRAAREVDARSDVWSLGVVLYKALTGAMPFVADSLGSLIMVLMTEDPEPPARLREDLPGALGDVVLRCLQKAPADRFQSVAELADALAPFAPERSRPLLDRIHAHLAAPQGAGHAPSEKTGDTSPGQTTGSTRLGKSSSSGERASAPPMGKTAATWTQTEPGARPSRSGKWFVLTGVAALLLGIAGARLLGGRGEGKGVTAEPPPPPAVEAPPPAVTVAPSPSVTVAPAPSPEPSDAAPPASATASAHAATPRVAAPLKTGAAGAKPATTEAPSAAPAPSLVPDFGGRK